A window of the Natrinema salifodinae genome harbors these coding sequences:
- a CDS encoding bacterio-opsin activator domain-containing protein: MSGTDARTETEREHGPETEADDALRILLIEDNPGDARLIQEMLKGTEELAQRVSPSEATGQTPEITRESRLEAGLDAISSESTDIVLLDLNLPDSEGLETLESVHEETSETPIVVLTGVRDQQVGVQAIQRGAQDFLVKDEVTSELLVRTIHHAIERARQQRERRQQREQLEALNRLNRIGHDITHAVITTETRAELEQEVCDRLAASDAYRFAWIGAVNPGSDRVVPQAAAGVEDGYLDEIEISADEDEATGQGPAGTAIRTGQVQVTNDVQTAPQFGPWKEAARARGYRSSAAIPIIHEDLVYGVLNVYSSSSRTFTGPETAVLARIGDVIAHAITAIERRDALVSDAVVELEFRVEELAEPLVELSADESCTIEFEQLVSGDETLLAYGSARGVSQETFSETIDETEGIGDVRFLAARRDEFEFELVAPAAVSLFETIATHGGHVASATIADNEFRFVVELPRGRDTRRMIELIKSQRDDATYLAQRTTERSDRSDSGSSSVLQDELTDKQRAALETAYFAGYFDWPRESTGEEIADRLGIAPATFNQHLRTAERKFFESVFGE; encoded by the coding sequence ATGAGCGGCACCGACGCCCGAACCGAGACCGAGCGCGAACACGGGCCCGAGACCGAAGCGGACGACGCGCTCCGCATTCTCCTGATCGAGGACAATCCCGGCGACGCCAGGCTGATCCAGGAGATGCTCAAGGGGACCGAGGAACTCGCCCAGCGGGTGAGTCCGTCGGAGGCGACGGGACAGACGCCCGAGATCACCCGAGAGAGCCGCCTCGAAGCGGGGCTCGATGCGATCTCGTCCGAGTCGACTGACATCGTCCTGCTCGACCTGAACCTCCCCGACAGCGAGGGGCTCGAGACCCTCGAGTCGGTCCACGAGGAAACCTCGGAGACGCCTATCGTCGTCCTGACCGGCGTCCGCGATCAGCAGGTCGGCGTCCAGGCGATCCAGCGGGGCGCCCAGGACTTCCTCGTCAAGGACGAGGTGACCAGCGAACTGCTGGTGCGGACGATCCACCACGCGATCGAACGCGCTCGCCAGCAGCGCGAGCGCCGCCAGCAACGCGAGCAACTCGAGGCGCTCAATCGGCTCAACCGGATCGGCCACGACATCACCCACGCGGTGATCACGACCGAGACGCGCGCGGAACTCGAACAGGAGGTCTGCGATCGGCTCGCCGCCTCCGACGCCTATCGATTCGCCTGGATCGGCGCGGTCAACCCCGGGAGCGATCGCGTCGTTCCGCAGGCCGCGGCCGGCGTCGAAGACGGCTACCTCGACGAGATCGAGATCTCCGCCGACGAGGACGAGGCGACCGGCCAGGGGCCGGCCGGGACGGCGATCCGGACCGGCCAGGTCCAGGTCACGAACGACGTTCAGACCGCCCCCCAGTTCGGCCCGTGGAAGGAAGCGGCGCGCGCCCGCGGCTACCGATCGTCGGCGGCGATCCCGATCATCCACGAGGACCTCGTCTACGGCGTGTTGAACGTCTACTCGTCGTCGTCGCGGACGTTTACGGGCCCGGAAACCGCCGTCCTCGCCCGAATCGGCGACGTCATCGCCCACGCAATTACCGCGATCGAGCGCCGGGACGCCCTCGTCAGCGACGCCGTCGTCGAACTCGAGTTCCGCGTCGAGGAACTGGCCGAACCGCTGGTCGAACTCTCGGCCGACGAGTCGTGTACGATCGAGTTCGAGCAACTGGTCAGCGGCGACGAGACACTGCTGGCGTACGGATCGGCACGCGGCGTCTCACAGGAGACGTTCAGCGAGACCATCGATGAGACCGAGGGGATCGGTGACGTCCGCTTCCTCGCGGCCAGGCGCGACGAGTTCGAGTTCGAACTCGTGGCTCCCGCGGCCGTCTCCCTGTTCGAGACGATCGCGACCCACGGCGGCCACGTCGCGTCGGCGACGATCGCCGACAACGAGTTCCGCTTCGTCGTCGAACTCCCGCGGGGTCGCGACACTCGCCGGATGATCGAGCTCATCAAGTCCCAGCGCGACGACGCCACCTACCTCGCCCAGCGGACCACCGAGCGAAGCGATCGCAGCGACTCGGGTTCGTCGTCGGTACTCCAGGACGAGCTGACTGATAAACAGCGGGCGGCCCTCGAGACGGCCTACTTCGCGGGCTACTTCGACTGGCCCCGCGAGAGCACCGGCGAGGAGATCGCCGATCGCCTCGGCATCGCGCCGGCGACCTTCAACCAGCACCTCCGAACGGCCGAGCGGAAGTTCTTCGAATCGGTCTTCGGCGAGTAG
- a CDS encoding Cdc6/Cdc18 family protein, whose translation MIVDARVLREDFVPGEVVHRHDEVNLLSEALEPLLYDGRPDPAFLFGPTGVGKTCIARYALAQLRDQAPAVRVAYVNCWQEYTRFRVLYSVLDAIDRAVDVHRSTPKDELFERLARADEGPIVAILDEVDQLEETGALYDLHRLPHVSPVLIANREEELFASFDDRVRSRLHAGTRVRFDRYGTDELAAILAERADQALEPGAVSDAQLRTIADAASGDARVGIGILRSAARRAEREGLASITDAALEAAIPDARTAIRRKTVEGLIEHQRVLYDVIAEEGEIEPGELYEEYERRVEEPKTNRTLRNYLTKMVHYDLIEAVGERRGRTYRLVDADDADDADGSH comes from the coding sequence GTGATCGTCGACGCCCGCGTCCTGCGCGAGGATTTCGTCCCCGGCGAGGTGGTCCACCGCCACGACGAGGTGAACCTCCTCTCGGAGGCTCTCGAGCCGCTGCTGTACGACGGGCGGCCGGATCCCGCCTTCCTGTTCGGCCCGACCGGCGTCGGCAAGACCTGTATCGCCCGCTACGCGCTGGCCCAACTGCGCGACCAGGCGCCGGCGGTTCGGGTCGCGTACGTCAACTGCTGGCAGGAGTACACGCGCTTTCGGGTCCTCTATAGCGTCCTCGACGCGATCGATCGGGCGGTCGACGTCCACCGCTCGACGCCGAAGGACGAACTGTTCGAGCGGCTCGCCCGCGCGGACGAGGGACCGATCGTCGCCATTCTGGACGAGGTCGACCAACTGGAGGAGACGGGCGCGCTGTACGACCTCCATCGGCTGCCCCACGTCTCGCCCGTCCTGATCGCCAACCGTGAGGAGGAACTGTTCGCGAGCTTCGACGACCGCGTGCGCTCGCGGCTCCACGCCGGCACCCGCGTTCGGTTCGACCGCTACGGCACCGACGAACTTGCGGCCATCCTCGCCGAGCGGGCCGACCAGGCGCTCGAACCGGGCGCGGTGAGCGACGCGCAGTTGCGGACGATCGCCGACGCGGCGTCGGGGGACGCCCGCGTGGGGATCGGCATCCTCCGGTCGGCCGCTCGCCGGGCGGAGCGCGAGGGCCTGGCGTCAATCACCGACGCGGCGCTCGAGGCGGCGATCCCGGACGCGCGAACGGCGATCCGCCGGAAGACCGTCGAGGGGCTGATCGAGCACCAGCGGGTGCTGTACGACGTGATCGCTGAGGAAGGCGAGATCGAACCCGGCGAACTCTACGAAGAATACGAACGGCGGGTCGAGGAGCCGAAGACGAACCGCACGCTGCGCAACTACCTGACGAAGATGGTCCACTACGACCTGATCGAGGCCGTCGGCGAGCGCCGGGGCCGGACCTACCGCCTGGTCGACGCGGACGACGCCGACGACGCGGACGGCAGTCACTGA
- a CDS encoding GNAT family N-acetyltransferase: protein MSMYPSGSFEDDVQRRVYEYVERNGAATPAELARSIELDGGRPHSKPARSGTYTETVAPEPDELRSCIEALQAEGYLTEVDGKLRVALEATTTDLECEGCTVTIRPAREEDRDGVVETMRTVAEEETYVVAENVATELEREPALVRANEERSRIFFVAVRREEPTHEETGESNASETTEANDEPTTGNGEVVGWLHVDAPTLPSLRHTAEITVGVDPASRRQGIGSSLLEYGLEWASDAGYQKLYQNVPATNQPAIEFLEENGWQREGEHEGHYCLDGEFVDEIMLAIWP from the coding sequence ATGAGCATGTATCCGTCCGGCTCGTTCGAGGACGACGTCCAGCGGCGCGTCTACGAGTACGTGGAGCGTAACGGCGCCGCGACGCCGGCCGAGCTGGCGCGGTCGATCGAACTCGACGGCGGCCGTCCCCACTCCAAACCCGCTAGGTCGGGCACCTACACCGAGACCGTCGCGCCCGAACCGGACGAACTCCGCTCGTGTATCGAGGCGCTGCAGGCGGAGGGGTATCTGACCGAAGTCGACGGCAAGCTGCGAGTCGCGCTCGAAGCGACGACGACCGATCTCGAGTGCGAGGGCTGCACGGTCACGATCCGGCCAGCCCGTGAGGAGGATCGGGACGGCGTCGTCGAGACGATGCGGACGGTCGCCGAGGAGGAAACGTACGTCGTCGCCGAAAACGTCGCGACGGAACTCGAGCGCGAACCGGCGCTCGTCCGGGCCAACGAGGAGCGTTCGCGGATCTTCTTCGTCGCTGTCCGCCGAGAAGAACCCACCCACGAGGAAACCGGCGAGAGCAACGCGTCCGAGACGACCGAGGCGAACGACGAACCGACGACGGGGAACGGCGAGGTCGTCGGCTGGCTCCACGTCGACGCGCCGACGCTCCCATCGCTGCGCCACACCGCGGAGATCACCGTCGGCGTCGATCCCGCCAGCCGTCGCCAGGGGATCGGCTCGTCGTTGCTCGAGTACGGCCTCGAGTGGGCGAGCGACGCGGGCTACCAGAAACTCTACCAGAACGTCCCCGCGACCAATCAGCCCGCGATCGAGTTCCTCGAAGAGAACGGCTGGCAGCGCGAGGGCGAACACGAGGGCCACTACTGCCTCGACGGCGAGTTCGTCGACGAAATCATGCTGGCGATCTGGCCGTGA
- the arcS gene encoding archaeosine synthase subunit alpha — MTDYFEVHERDGAARVGELRLSSPQTTPALVDDVLEDAGSLWSADREIPEGDESTLTVLPHRAFPGGTADEVQESFAVEYPDVDYPSVAVVSSDHVEDHGTDAYALSDVQSVIGHGAALVEAVVSVRQAIPTDTALLFSGVATPRNVALLAYAGVDLFDETAAVVKGTEGRYLTTDQAYFLEDLEELPCSCPACQQPREEFTREDCAEHNRNALRSELAIVRRRIRDGRLRDYLEGQARHDQWLTAAMRELDSEWGYLEERTPILRDAQINAATADTLRRVEIQRFADRVTTRYRNRFQNPLVLVPCSAAKPYSESQSHRQFHDAVQWRAHLVSMTSPIGVVPQELETTYPAQHYDTVVTGRWSEDEKQFVSEVLRRYLERNEYPEIIAHVPDEGYRDIVERVEKSLDLDITYTVAEHPTDDESLANLSEALSGELKYSKREREHNTVRAIADYLLGDGAGDELFETIQTTSRYPKIQVRDDEGTQLATMVPQYGTLSFTLAGARRWIESDAPVKRVEIDGFVPHGSVLAPGVVNADEDIRVGDEVIVEGPRAFAVGRAEMFGREMAESTRGVACEIRHVEET, encoded by the coding sequence ATGACCGACTACTTCGAAGTGCACGAGCGCGACGGGGCCGCGCGCGTGGGCGAACTCCGCCTCTCCTCGCCCCAAACGACGCCGGCGCTGGTCGACGACGTCCTCGAGGACGCGGGGTCGCTCTGGAGCGCCGACCGCGAGATTCCCGAGGGCGACGAGTCGACGCTTACGGTGCTCCCCCACCGAGCGTTCCCCGGTGGTACCGCCGACGAAGTCCAGGAATCGTTCGCCGTCGAATACCCCGACGTCGACTATCCGAGCGTCGCCGTCGTCTCGAGCGACCACGTCGAGGATCACGGCACCGACGCGTACGCCCTCTCCGACGTCCAGTCGGTGATCGGCCACGGCGCAGCGCTGGTCGAGGCCGTCGTGTCCGTCCGCCAGGCGATCCCGACGGACACCGCCCTCCTGTTTTCCGGCGTCGCCACGCCGCGCAACGTCGCCCTGTTGGCCTACGCCGGCGTCGACCTGTTCGACGAGACCGCGGCCGTCGTGAAGGGGACCGAAGGTCGATACCTCACGACCGACCAGGCGTACTTCCTCGAGGACCTCGAGGAACTGCCCTGCTCGTGTCCGGCCTGCCAGCAGCCCCGCGAGGAGTTCACCCGCGAGGACTGCGCCGAACACAACCGAAACGCCCTCCGGTCCGAACTGGCGATCGTCCGCCGGCGGATCCGGGACGGCCGCCTCCGGGACTACCTCGAAGGCCAGGCCCGCCACGATCAGTGGCTCACCGCGGCCATGCGCGAACTCGACTCCGAGTGGGGATACCTCGAGGAGCGCACGCCGATCCTGCGGGACGCCCAGATCAACGCCGCGACGGCGGACACCCTCCGCCGCGTCGAGATTCAGCGCTTCGCCGACCGGGTGACGACGCGGTACCGAAACCGGTTCCAGAACCCGCTCGTGCTCGTCCCCTGTTCGGCGGCGAAACCCTACAGCGAGTCCCAGAGCCACCGGCAGTTCCACGACGCCGTCCAGTGGCGCGCCCACCTGGTCTCGATGACCAGCCCGATCGGCGTCGTGCCCCAGGAACTCGAGACGACCTATCCGGCCCAGCACTACGACACCGTGGTGACGGGTCGCTGGTCCGAGGACGAAAAGCAGTTCGTCAGCGAGGTCCTGCGACGGTATCTCGAGCGCAACGAGTACCCCGAGATCATCGCCCACGTCCCCGACGAGGGCTACCGCGACATCGTCGAACGGGTCGAGAAGTCGCTCGACCTCGATATTACGTACACCGTCGCGGAGCACCCGACCGACGACGAGTCGCTCGCGAACCTCTCGGAGGCGCTGTCGGGCGAACTCAAGTACTCCAAGCGCGAACGGGAGCACAACACCGTCCGCGCGATCGCGGACTACCTGCTCGGCGACGGGGCCGGCGACGAGCTATTCGAGACCATCCAGACCACGAGTCGCTATCCCAAGATTCAGGTCCGCGACGACGAGGGCACCCAACTCGCGACGATGGTCCCCCAGTACGGCACCCTGTCGTTCACGCTCGCGGGCGCTCGTCGCTGGATCGAGAGCGATGCACCGGTCAAGCGCGTCGAGATCGACGGCTTCGTTCCCCACGGCAGCGTGCTCGCGCCCGGTGTCGTCAACGCCGACGAGGACATCCGCGTCGGCGACGAGGTGATCGTCGAGGGGCCGCGGGCGTTCGCGGTCGGTCGCGCCGAGATGTTCGGTCGCGAGATGGCCGAGAGCACCCGCGGGGTCGCGTGCGAGATTCGCCACGTCGAGGAGACGTAG
- a CDS encoding methyl-accepting chemotaxis protein produces MTALSDRLPDRIRRSYSRKMLVLFAVILLFITTIGGVIYFQTGSALETETENELEQSTQLQSNTLAERIDRYKHHVRTLAASNVINSGTDDEIQVTLLNEVSSAPDSVVAAHYVETDDYEILSSSDENATGVSFRDHSVDWAEDDILRDNQSNIHLTDPYHDPVTDESSLAIISAVPEDPDRGVIFVIDLDDHAAELATPSLEDAVFTQVVNADGDVVLRYDTKASDEQFTMSAPDDDRSTAVERGLAGETGYLETTVDGTEMALGYAPVEGTDWVIMAHTPKEAAYALHRDVTRSVIALILVSLFGLGTIGVVVGRNTSRALTQLSEKAREVERGNLETTLASNRDDEIGDLYTAFSNMRDSLQETITEAETAKRQAEERQQTLETLVQQLEQEASEVMEQAADGDLTQRMDVDEGNEAIKRVEQEYNTMIEDIETTIEEPKRFAADVAAHSEQVTANVEEVQAASEQVTASMEDISSHIERQHVMFQSAASEMEEIARMIDDIASLSETVSQSASRTAQAGDAGRSTAQDAKEAMSRIDSESRNTLQEIEKLQHQMEQIEKMADVITEHAEQTDLLALNANIEASRQEDETTEFGTVADEVKELARATKATAEEIDTTVTSLQKQLNRTTAEVQMTQEEIDESKKVIGDTVSALENIADYTESTSNGVQQIASLTQQQSESTQDVSRLITNATELSDRVTAETETVSGAIQEQTGSLQEVTVSANQLAGEAQSLHTTLDQFKTSSQSDADQAHEFQFSHEFGE; encoded by the coding sequence ATGACTGCTCTATCCGACCGTCTCCCCGACCGAATTCGACGGTCGTACTCGCGAAAAATGCTCGTCCTTTTTGCAGTGATACTACTATTTATTACTACTATCGGCGGCGTGATTTACTTCCAGACTGGCAGTGCTCTCGAGACGGAAACGGAGAACGAACTCGAGCAATCGACGCAGTTGCAATCGAACACGTTGGCCGAGCGAATCGACCGCTACAAACACCACGTTCGGACGCTGGCGGCGTCGAACGTGATCAACAGCGGGACGGACGACGAGATCCAGGTAACGCTGTTAAACGAAGTTTCCTCGGCCCCGGATAGCGTCGTTGCAGCACACTACGTCGAGACGGACGACTACGAAATTCTCAGCAGTAGCGACGAAAATGCAACGGGAGTTAGCTTTCGCGATCACAGTGTCGATTGGGCCGAGGATGATATCCTTCGTGACAACCAATCTAATATCCATCTAACAGATCCGTATCACGATCCGGTGACCGACGAGTCATCTCTCGCCATTATAAGCGCCGTTCCCGAGGATCCGGATCGCGGCGTTATCTTCGTTATCGACCTAGATGACCACGCGGCCGAACTGGCAACTCCTTCTCTGGAGGATGCGGTGTTCACGCAGGTCGTCAACGCCGATGGAGACGTCGTGCTACGCTACGATACCAAGGCGTCCGACGAACAGTTCACGATGAGTGCGCCGGACGATGACCGATCGACGGCCGTGGAGCGCGGTCTCGCGGGTGAGACAGGGTATCTCGAAACGACTGTGGATGGAACGGAGATGGCACTGGGGTATGCGCCGGTCGAGGGCACTGATTGGGTGATCATGGCCCATACCCCCAAGGAAGCCGCCTACGCGCTTCACCGAGACGTTACTCGATCGGTGATCGCGCTAATTCTTGTCTCGCTGTTCGGGTTAGGGACGATCGGAGTTGTTGTCGGTCGAAACACGTCTCGGGCATTAACTCAACTTTCGGAGAAGGCCCGCGAGGTAGAGAGAGGTAATTTAGAGACGACGCTCGCTTCGAACCGAGACGACGAGATCGGAGATCTCTACACTGCCTTCAGTAATATGCGGGATTCGCTTCAAGAGACGATCACGGAGGCCGAAACCGCGAAACGGCAAGCCGAGGAGCGACAGCAAACACTCGAAACGCTGGTCCAACAACTCGAACAGGAAGCAAGCGAGGTGATGGAGCAGGCCGCTGACGGCGACCTTACACAGCGGATGGACGTCGATGAGGGGAACGAGGCGATAAAACGGGTCGAGCAGGAGTACAACACGATGATCGAAGATATCGAGACGACGATAGAAGAGCCGAAACGCTTCGCCGCTGATGTGGCGGCTCACAGTGAGCAAGTCACCGCGAATGTTGAAGAGGTGCAAGCCGCGAGCGAGCAGGTGACAGCGTCTATGGAGGATATTTCGTCTCATATCGAACGACAGCACGTCATGTTCCAATCGGCGGCCTCCGAGATGGAAGAGATCGCACGCATGATCGACGATATTGCCTCACTTTCTGAAACGGTCAGCCAGTCGGCGTCACGAACCGCTCAGGCCGGTGATGCCGGCCGGTCCACTGCCCAGGATGCAAAGGAGGCGATGTCACGGATCGATTCCGAGTCTCGGAACACGCTTCAGGAAATCGAAAAGCTCCAACACCAAATGGAGCAAATCGAGAAAATGGCGGACGTTATTACAGAGCACGCAGAACAGACGGATCTCCTTGCACTCAATGCGAATATCGAAGCATCGCGACAGGAAGACGAAACGACCGAATTCGGCACTGTTGCCGACGAAGTAAAAGAACTGGCCAGGGCAACAAAAGCGACCGCAGAAGAGATCGACACCACCGTCACCTCTCTCCAAAAGCAACTCAACCGCACGACGGCGGAGGTTCAAATGACGCAGGAAGAAATCGACGAGAGTAAAAAAGTTATCGGGGACACCGTGTCTGCGCTCGAAAATATTGCCGACTACACTGAATCTACATCGAACGGTGTCCAGCAGATCGCGTCACTCACTCAACAGCAATCCGAGTCAACCCAGGACGTGAGCCGGTTGATCACCAATGCAACGGAGCTAAGCGACCGAGTTACTGCAGAAACTGAAACAGTTTCAGGGGCCATACAGGAACAGACCGGGTCGCTCCAAGAAGTTACGGTAAGCGCAAATCAACTCGCTGGCGAGGCGCAGTCGCTTCATACCACCCTCGATCAATTCAAGACCTCGTCACAATCAGACGCAGACCAGGCGCACGAGTTTCAATTTTCCCACGAGTTCGGTGAGTAG
- a CDS encoding HdeD family acid-resistance protein, which yields MTRNQTTTEHAEGYSLENGWRMLALAGAAVGVLGLLAIALPVATGLSISIALGILLVVGGIVHGVHAFAARGWRGSAWQLALAIVSVVAGLAVLAAPVVALVTLTLALVAYLIVDGVAELWTAMRLAGTPGRTSIAVSGVASIVLAALLWAGFPADAIWAIGLLVGVNLLVTGLSMVAVAIAARPMDDVAPPATEPRST from the coding sequence ATGACCCGAAACCAAACAACTACTGAACACGCCGAGGGATACTCCCTCGAGAACGGATGGCGAATGCTCGCGCTCGCGGGCGCAGCGGTAGGCGTACTCGGACTGCTCGCGATAGCCCTCCCGGTCGCGACGGGACTCTCGATATCGATCGCGCTCGGTATCCTCCTCGTCGTCGGCGGGATCGTCCACGGCGTCCACGCGTTCGCCGCCCGCGGCTGGCGCGGGTCGGCCTGGCAACTCGCACTCGCGATCGTCTCGGTGGTCGCGGGCCTGGCCGTACTCGCGGCCCCCGTCGTCGCACTCGTCACGCTAACGCTGGCGCTGGTGGCGTACCTGATCGTCGACGGCGTCGCCGAACTGTGGACGGCGATGCGCCTAGCTGGGACGCCGGGCCGGACCTCGATCGCCGTCAGCGGCGTGGCCTCGATCGTCCTCGCCGCCCTCCTCTGGGCGGGGTTCCCGGCCGACGCGATCTGGGCGATCGGCCTGCTCGTGGGCGTGAACCTCCTCGTGACCGGGCTCTCTATGGTGGCCGTCGCCATCGCTGCCCGACCGATGGACGATGTGGCCCCGCCCGCGACCGAACCGCGCAGCACGTAA
- a CDS encoding response regulator — translation MSKSGTSQPESAQILLVEDNPGDVRLTKEAFKQGRIENDLYVVSDGVEALDFLSQRGDYEDAPRPDLILLDLNLPGKDGEEVLEELKDDPTLRSIPVIVLTSSRAEEDVVKSYELHANAYLTKPVDPDEFIETVRAFEKFWFSVVRLPPEVDN, via the coding sequence ATGAGTAAGTCTGGTACCTCACAACCCGAGTCGGCACAGATCCTCTTAGTCGAAGACAACCCGGGGGACGTCCGCCTGACCAAGGAGGCGTTCAAACAGGGGCGAATCGAGAACGATCTGTACGTCGTCTCCGACGGCGTCGAGGCGCTGGACTTCCTCTCTCAGCGCGGCGACTACGAGGACGCGCCGCGACCGGACCTCATCCTGCTCGATCTCAACCTGCCGGGCAAGGACGGCGAGGAGGTCTTAGAGGAACTGAAGGACGACCCGACGCTCCGATCGATCCCGGTGATCGTGCTAACGAGCTCGCGCGCGGAGGAGGACGTCGTCAAGTCCTACGAGCTCCACGCCAACGCCTACCTCACGAAGCCGGTCGATCCCGACGAGTTCATCGAGACGGTCCGAGCCTTCGAGAAGTTCTGGTTCTCGGTCGTCCGGCTGCCACCGGAGGTCGATAACTGA
- a CDS encoding LLM class flavin-dependent oxidoreductase produces the protein MDLSIVDLAPVRDGESATEAYDNTVELAQRAEALGYSRFWVAEHHGMADSIASTTPEVLISHLAAETETIRIGSGTVLLNHYQPFKVAETFASLDALAPGRVDLGLGRATGIPAADRALGTDRQKRDPDEDHAEKIEATINHLYDGYPDGHSYDELQLPRSDDDVPEPWILGSSPSSAEIAGELGLRYCFAAFIRPHLAEAAFETYREHFEPSPLGAGPDEPAGMLAVNAACAETDREAARLRATAEASYQRMRRGVVGSLPPVEEAIDELGGVPEPTPNPLPDGEWPRSISGSPETVADLLDQLTDRVGVDDVIVQNLIADHDDVLRSHERLAEGVGL, from the coding sequence ATGGATCTCTCCATCGTCGACCTCGCGCCCGTCCGGGACGGCGAGAGCGCGACCGAGGCGTACGACAACACGGTCGAACTCGCCCAGCGGGCCGAAGCGTTGGGATACTCTCGGTTCTGGGTAGCCGAACACCACGGGATGGCCGACTCGATCGCGAGCACAACCCCCGAAGTGCTGATCAGCCACCTGGCGGCCGAAACCGAGACGATCCGGATCGGGTCGGGGACCGTTCTGCTCAACCACTATCAGCCGTTCAAAGTCGCGGAGACGTTCGCGTCCTTGGACGCGCTGGCACCGGGCCGCGTCGATCTCGGCCTCGGACGGGCGACCGGGATTCCGGCCGCCGACCGCGCGCTGGGGACCGATCGACAGAAGCGCGATCCGGACGAGGACCACGCCGAAAAGATCGAGGCGACGATCAATCACCTCTACGACGGATACCCGGACGGTCACTCCTACGACGAGTTGCAGTTACCGCGGTCCGACGACGACGTTCCCGAGCCCTGGATCCTCGGGTCCAGTCCGTCAAGCGCAGAAATCGCCGGCGAACTCGGCCTGCGTTACTGTTTTGCCGCGTTCATCCGGCCACATCTTGCCGAGGCCGCCTTCGAGACCTACCGGGAGCACTTCGAACCCTCGCCGCTGGGTGCCGGCCCGGACGAACCCGCAGGGATGCTCGCAGTCAACGCCGCCTGCGCCGAGACCGACCGCGAGGCGGCAAGGCTACGGGCGACCGCCGAGGCGTCCTACCAGCGGATGCGACGTGGCGTCGTCGGCTCCCTGCCGCCGGTCGAGGAGGCGATCGACGAGCTCGGCGGGGTTCCGGAGCCGACGCCGAACCCGCTTCCGGACGGCGAGTGGCCGCGGTCGATCTCTGGAAGCCCGGAGACGGTGGCCGACCTGCTCGACCAGCTCACCGATCGGGTCGGCGTCGACGACGTGATCGTCCAGAACCTGATCGCGGACCACGACGACGTCCTGCGCTCGCACGAACGCCTGGCGGAGGGCGTTGGTCTCTAA
- a CDS encoding VOC family protein has protein sequence MDRAPDLPDDTRIGRTALRVADRARLTEFYRDVVGLRVVSRDETEVVLGVDETPLLVLLDEPTAEPRDERAAGLYHAAFRVPSREALGAALGRIRDRWTLDGASDHGISEALYCTDPEGNGVEIYRDKPRDVWPRADDGSIRATGGPLDLDDLTTATAAADGDSAASEDGTVPAGTTVGHVHLEVTSLETARECYADALGFDVTMSYAPGARFFAAGDYHHHVGTNVWNRRSEPADDRARGLAWFELLVPDARAIDGIRERLADRDGGATVDERTDGGGIEVTDPDGIEIRIRPMG, from the coding sequence ATGGACCGCGCTCCGGACCTTCCGGACGACACTCGCATCGGTCGGACAGCGCTTCGCGTCGCCGACCGCGCACGGCTGACCGAGTTCTACCGCGACGTCGTCGGGCTTCGCGTGGTCTCGCGCGACGAGACCGAGGTTGTGCTCGGCGTCGACGAAACGCCGCTGCTCGTTCTGCTCGACGAGCCGACCGCCGAGCCCCGGGACGAACGGGCGGCGGGGCTCTACCACGCCGCGTTTCGAGTTCCCTCGCGCGAGGCGTTAGGGGCCGCGCTCGGCCGGATTCGCGACCGATGGACGCTCGACGGGGCCTCCGACCACGGGATCAGCGAGGCGCTGTACTGTACCGACCCCGAGGGCAACGGCGTCGAGATCTATCGCGACAAGCCGCGGGACGTCTGGCCGCGGGCCGACGACGGCTCGATCCGGGCGACCGGCGGGCCGCTAGATCTCGACGATCTCACGACCGCAACCGCGGCCGCCGACGGAGATTCCGCGGCGAGCGAGGATGGAACGGTACCCGCGGGAACGACCGTCGGACACGTCCACCTCGAGGTGACCTCGCTCGAGACGGCCCGCGAGTGCTACGCGGACGCGCTCGGGTTCGACGTCACGATGTCGTACGCGCCCGGTGCGCGCTTCTTCGCGGCCGGCGACTACCACCACCATGTCGGAACGAACGTCTGGAACCGGCGCTCGGAGCCGGCCGACGACCGGGCCCGGGGCCTGGCCTGGTTCGAACTGCTCGTGCCAGACGCCCGGGCGATCGATGGGATCCGGGAGCGCCTGGCCGACCGGGACGGCGGCGCAACGGTCGACGAGCGCACCGACGGCGGCGGCATCGAGGTGACGGATCCGGACGGGATCGAGATTCGAATCCGGCCGATGGGGTGA